In Capsicum annuum cultivar UCD-10X-F1 chromosome 7, UCD10Xv1.1, whole genome shotgun sequence, one genomic interval encodes:
- the LOC107877041 gene encoding LOW QUALITY PROTEIN: metallocarboxypeptidase inhibitor (The sequence of the model RefSeq protein was modified relative to this genomic sequence to represent the inferred CDS: substituted 1 base at 1 genomic stop codon), with product MAHKLAFLFITLLVVIAAHDSFYSSKTHVMAQEDQDPTCGKPCSTHDDCSNGSFCQACWNSRGTCGPFVGXHMSMSL from the exons ATGGCACATAAACTTGCTTTTCTTTTCATCACCCTCCTTGTGGTTATTGCCG CTCATGATTCATTCTACTCCTCCAAAACTCATGTGATGGCACAAGAAGATCAAGATCCAACTTGTGGGAAACCTTGTAGTACTCATGATGATTGCTCTAATGGATCATTCTGTCAGGCCTGTTGGAATTCTAGAGGGACTTGTGGACCATTTGTTGGCTAACATATGAGCATGAGCttgtaa